The Sporomusaceae bacterium genome window below encodes:
- the rpoZ gene encoding DNA-directed RNA polymerase subunit omega: MINPPLDQLLKKADSKYTLAVFAAKRAREIIGGEAALVSSSSNRPVTIALEEIAQGKLVYRRTKTGIK, encoded by the coding sequence GTGATAAATCCTCCATTGGATCAATTGCTGAAAAAAGCTGACAGCAAGTATACCCTGGCGGTGTTCGCCGCAAAACGGGCCCGCGAGATTATCGGCGGAGAGGCCGCGCTGGTCTCAAGCAGCTCGAATAGGCCGGTGACAATCGCCCTGGAAGAGATCGCCCAGGGTAAACTTGTCTATCGGCGGACGAAGACCGGCATCAAGTAG
- a CDS encoding zinc-ribbon domain containing protein, which yields MSQDKNLTCRDCGADFVFTAAEQDFFAEKGFTNEPGRCPECRAARKQQNNGGRGGSYQTREMFDATCATCGVATQVPFRPSQDRPVYCRDCFSQNKRY from the coding sequence ATGAGTCAAGACAAAAACCTGACCTGCCGCGACTGCGGCGCCGACTTCGTCTTCACTGCCGCCGAGCAGGATTTCTTCGCCGAAAAAGGCTTCACCAACGAGCCGGGCCGCTGCCCCGAGTGCCGGGCAGCCCGCAAGCAGCAGAACAACGGCGGCCGCGGCGGCAGCTACCAGACGCGGGAAATGTTCGACGCGACCTGCGCCACCTGCGGAGTAGCAACCCAGGTTCCCTTCCGTCCGAGCCAGGACCGTCCCGTTTACTGCCGCGACTGCTTCAGCCAAAACAAACGCTACTAG
- the nifV gene encoding homocitrate synthase → MERSSPGKAVYVVDTTLRDGEQAAGVVFGRAEKLAIARLLDAVGVDQIEAGTPAMGGEEAEAVGMIAAAGLKASIMAWCRATVDDIAAAVACGVDAVEISSPVSDLHIRDKLRVSQAVVLVNTITAVAYARKHGLYISVGMEDASRADGEFLLEYIRAVTAAGARRVRYCDTVGILDPLTMAARIERLRRETGVEIEVHAHNDFGMATANTLAAYRAGARFLGVTVNGLGERAGNAALEEVLMFLRHSGADAGYNLAGVQTLCQYVADASGRIIPAWKPVVGQAIFHHESGIHADGVLKNPSLYEPYDPADVGLERRIVIGKHSGRAALLHKSRELGLPMNEELLASAAAGIKRGVLKVKRSLTDDEIRAIVGAAAGNMPGCG, encoded by the coding sequence ATGGAGAGGTCTTCGCCGGGCAAGGCGGTATATGTTGTTGACACAACGCTGCGGGACGGCGAGCAGGCGGCGGGGGTCGTATTCGGCAGAGCCGAAAAGCTGGCCATTGCCCGGCTGCTCGATGCCGTCGGCGTAGACCAGATCGAGGCCGGCACACCGGCCATGGGCGGCGAGGAGGCCGAGGCGGTCGGCATGATCGCTGCGGCCGGGCTGAAAGCGAGCATCATGGCCTGGTGCCGGGCTACGGTCGACGATATTGCGGCAGCCGTCGCCTGCGGGGTGGACGCTGTCGAAATATCAAGCCCGGTTTCCGACCTCCATATCCGCGATAAGCTAAGGGTGTCGCAGGCGGTGGTGCTGGTGAATACTATCACGGCGGTGGCGTACGCCCGCAAGCACGGCTTGTATATCTCCGTCGGCATGGAGGACGCCTCGCGGGCCGACGGGGAGTTCCTGCTGGAGTACATCCGCGCGGTTACCGCGGCCGGCGCCCGGCGGGTGAGGTATTGCGACACGGTGGGCATCCTCGACCCTTTGACGATGGCGGCCCGGATCGAGCGTCTGCGACGGGAGACGGGGGTGGAGATCGAAGTCCATGCCCATAACGATTTCGGGATGGCTACCGCCAATACGCTCGCCGCCTACCGGGCCGGCGCCCGCTTTCTGGGGGTGACGGTCAACGGTCTTGGGGAACGGGCCGGCAACGCTGCTCTGGAGGAGGTGCTGATGTTCCTGCGCCACAGCGGCGCCGACGCGGGCTATAATCTGGCGGGGGTGCAGACGCTGTGCCAATATGTGGCGGATGCCTCGGGGCGGATAATTCCCGCCTGGAAGCCGGTTGTGGGCCAGGCGATATTCCACCACGAATCCGGCATCCACGCCGACGGGGTGTTAAAAAATCCTTCGCTGTATGAGCCTTACGATCCGGCCGATGTAGGTCTGGAACGACGGATAGTCATCGGCAAACATTCCGGCAGGGCGGCACTGCTGCATAAAAGCCGGGAGCTGGGGCTGCCGATGAACGAGGAGCTGCTGGCCTCGGCTGCGGCCGGAATAAAAAGAGGGGTACTTAAAGTCAAGCGGTCTCTTACCGATGACGAAATACGCGCTATTGTCGGCGCTGCTGCCGGAAACATGCCTGGGTGCGGTTAA
- a CDS encoding Fe-only nitrogenase accessory AnfO family protein: MAREVAVFIDEDGLTGIFGEPGKVRVYRRRQKIWTAERETDFAMTAEGGLKGLRQQLGGLVAFLGECRIFVARSIAGVPYYELEKAGFNIWEQAGEPLAYLEEVWAGEERDRTAKAAQPAAAAEPLGPTEKAPGHYFVSLKEIQARNAGITTKHVLQPFLRRGRFTLLEVVCEHLPPWLEMDLGAGVFTWTSEKVGERETRIVIRNDGAGVRGNGEVFAGQGGICC, translated from the coding sequence ATGGCGCGGGAGGTAGCGGTATTTATTGACGAGGACGGCCTGACGGGAATTTTCGGCGAGCCGGGGAAGGTGCGCGTCTACCGGCGTCGGCAAAAGATCTGGACGGCGGAACGGGAAACGGATTTCGCAATGACCGCCGAGGGGGGGCTGAAGGGCCTCCGGCAGCAGCTTGGCGGGCTGGTGGCTTTCCTCGGCGAGTGCCGCATATTTGTGGCCCGCTCGATTGCCGGCGTACCGTATTACGAGCTGGAGAAGGCCGGCTTCAACATCTGGGAGCAAGCGGGCGAGCCGCTGGCCTATCTCGAAGAGGTATGGGCCGGGGAGGAGCGGGACAGGACGGCGAAAGCCGCGCAGCCGGCTGCCGCAGCCGAGCCGCTGGGGCCGACCGAGAAAGCCCCCGGACATTACTTTGTCTCCCTGAAGGAGATCCAGGCCAGGAACGCCGGCATCACGACCAAGCATGTTTTGCAGCCGTTCCTCCGCCGGGGGCGCTTCACCCTCCTGGAGGTCGTTTGCGAGCACCTGCCGCCTTGGCTGGAGATGGATCTTGGCGCCGGGGTGTTTACCTGGACGAGCGAAAAAGTCGGCGAGCGAGAGACGAGAATTGTTATTCGGAACGATGGGGCCGGGGTGAGGGGCAATGGAGAGGTCTTCGCCGGGCAAGGCGGTATATGTTGTTGA
- a CDS encoding 2Fe-2S ferredoxin → MKKPDYHIFVCTSSRIGGVQKGFCHAKGGVDIMASFLEEIEERELGGQVFVTNTGCFGVCEKGPIVVVHPGNVWYGSVTPADAAEILDEHIEGGRVVERLAI, encoded by the coding sequence ATGAAAAAACCCGATTATCATATTTTCGTCTGCACCAGTTCGCGCATCGGCGGCGTCCAGAAGGGCTTCTGCCATGCAAAGGGCGGCGTGGATATCATGGCCAGCTTCCTGGAAGAGATCGAGGAGCGGGAACTGGGCGGCCAGGTTTTCGTCACCAATACCGGCTGCTTCGGCGTCTGCGAGAAAGGGCCGATCGTGGTAGTTCATCCCGGCAACGTGTGGTATGGCTCGGTCACCCCCGCCGATGCGGCGGAAATTCTCGACGAGCATATCGAAGGCGGCCGGGTTGTCGAGCGGCTGGCTATCTAA
- the nifB gene encoding nitrogenase cofactor biosynthesis protein NifB translates to MDAERHPCYSADAQHKFARLHLPVAPACNISCNYCSRKYDCVNESRPGVTSEVLSPAAAAAKFSLVKEKIANLSVVGIAGPGDALANWPRTRETLELVRAKDPEIIFCLSTNGLMLPEYAQEIIALGARHVTVTVNCVDPDIGAAIYRQVTYKGETYSGRAGAELLMAKQLAGIAALVAGGVLVKVNIVMIGGVNDRHIPAVVKTVKDLGVFVTNIMPMISAPGSAFEYLPQTSMKEVTAMRDLCQLDIRQMRHCRQCRADAVGLLAEDRSA, encoded by the coding sequence ATGGACGCCGAGCGCCATCCATGCTATTCAGCCGACGCCCAGCACAAGTTCGCCCGCCTCCACCTGCCGGTGGCGCCGGCCTGCAATATCAGCTGCAACTACTGCAGCCGCAAGTACGACTGTGTCAACGAAAGCCGGCCGGGGGTGACGAGCGAGGTGCTGTCGCCGGCGGCGGCGGCCGCGAAATTCTCGCTGGTGAAGGAGAAAATCGCCAACCTGAGTGTCGTGGGCATCGCCGGGCCGGGCGACGCCTTGGCCAATTGGCCCCGGACGCGCGAAACGCTGGAGCTCGTCCGGGCAAAAGACCCTGAGATAATTTTTTGCCTGTCGACCAACGGGCTGATGCTGCCCGAGTACGCCCAAGAAATCATCGCTCTTGGCGCCCGCCACGTGACGGTGACGGTCAACTGTGTGGATCCGGATATCGGCGCCGCCATTTACCGCCAGGTAACCTACAAGGGGGAAACCTACAGCGGCCGGGCGGGCGCCGAACTGCTGATGGCCAAGCAGCTCGCCGGCATCGCCGCCCTGGTGGCGGGCGGGGTGCTGGTAAAAGTGAATATCGTCATGATCGGTGGCGTCAACGACCGGCATATCCCGGCGGTCGTCAAGACGGTCAAAGACCTCGGCGTTTTCGTAACCAACATTATGCCGATGATCTCCGCTCCGGGCAGCGCCTTCGAGTATCTGCCCCAGACGAGCATGAAGGAAGTGACGGCGATGCGGGATCTCTGCCAGCTCGATATCCGCCAGATGCGCCACTGCCGTCAGTGCCGGGCCGATGCCGTCGGCTTGCTCGCCGAGGACCGCTCGGCCTAG